One Dysosmobacter welbionis DNA segment encodes these proteins:
- a CDS encoding response regulator — protein MKTILVDDMLLDLQLFELKCADMPDFEIVGKFTDPNAAIEYAAGHVVDFALLDIDMPGMDGIHLAQALRRLRSDIIIVFATAHPKFAVEALKMKADYIIFKPFDREDIADVMERAKLLRRRQCKRIHFHTFGAFDMLVDGEPVHFRSGKAKELMALCVYRDGRPVSIHEIVENLWGENADGTGYRRTIKELADTLRDYGAEEMFLRSRGSLRVRMDLADSDFQAFMSGDEDAICQFQGVFMQQYSWAEPMVCTLQEKKELMLARMGKHRM, from the coding sequence TTGAAAACCATTCTGGTGGACGACATGCTGCTGGATCTGCAGCTCTTCGAGTTGAAATGTGCGGACATGCCTGATTTTGAAATTGTGGGGAAATTCACCGATCCCAACGCGGCCATTGAGTACGCCGCCGGCCATGTGGTGGATTTTGCCCTGCTGGACATCGACATGCCGGGGATGGACGGCATCCATCTGGCCCAGGCCCTGCGGCGGCTGCGGAGCGACATCATCATCGTCTTCGCCACGGCCCACCCGAAGTTTGCGGTGGAGGCGCTGAAGATGAAGGCGGACTACATCATCTTCAAGCCCTTTGACCGGGAGGACATCGCCGATGTGATGGAGCGGGCCAAGCTGCTGCGCCGCCGCCAGTGCAAGCGCATCCATTTCCACACCTTCGGGGCCTTCGACATGCTGGTGGACGGCGAGCCGGTGCACTTCCGCTCCGGCAAGGCCAAGGAGCTGATGGCCCTGTGCGTGTATCGGGACGGGCGGCCGGTGTCCATTCACGAGATCGTGGAAAACCTATGGGGAGAGAACGCCGACGGCACCGGCTACCGCCGCACCATCAAGGAGCTGGCAGACACCCTGCGGGACTATGGCGCGGAGGAGATGTTCCTGCGCAGCCGGGGGAGCCTGCGGGTGCGGATGGACCTGGCGGACTCGGATTTTCAGGCATTCATGAGCGGCGATGAGGACGCCATCTGCCAGTTTCAGGGGGTGTTCATGCAGCAGTATTCCTGGGCGGAGCCCATGGTCTGCACGCTGCAGGAGAAAAAGGAGCTGATGCTTGCCCGCATGGGGAAGCACCGCATGTAA
- a CDS encoding BglII/BstYI family type II restriction endonuclease, with protein MDLREYIAPDLLEKFEFYSYNHALEIITQAFPAEWSEIVDCLRQLRITTDDLRESGGNETKIPKKFDDVLYPRGWREIRISGDLHIKFYPRQAEQRGRFSQEPFEEKVIPGYIDGHNIDFLKNRIAFDLEWNSKDQTFDRDLLAMRTYYDCDLVSAGIIITRSAELNDIFKTIYDYDGKTRQWKPILRKYGASTTWMGKLTYRLDSRRNGGCPILAVGIRKPCITDWEEGYIDEHNPGNI; from the coding sequence TTGGACTTGAGAGAGTATATTGCGCCCGACCTTTTAGAGAAGTTTGAATTTTACAGCTATAATCACGCGCTTGAGATTATCACACAGGCATTTCCGGCGGAGTGGAGCGAGATTGTGGACTGCCTGCGTCAGCTGCGCATCACTACGGACGATCTTCGGGAGTCCGGCGGAAACGAGACCAAGATCCCCAAAAAGTTTGATGATGTGCTGTATCCCCGCGGATGGCGCGAGATCCGCATTTCCGGCGACCTCCACATCAAGTTCTATCCGCGGCAGGCCGAACAGCGGGGACGCTTTTCCCAGGAGCCGTTTGAGGAAAAGGTCATACCCGGGTATATCGACGGACATAATATCGACTTTCTGAAAAACCGGATCGCCTTCGATCTGGAGTGGAACAGCAAAGATCAGACGTTCGACCGGGACCTGCTGGCCATGCGGACGTATTATGACTGCGACCTTGTCAGTGCAGGGATCATCATTACGCGCTCTGCCGAGCTGAACGACATCTTCAAAACCATTTACGACTATGACGGAAAGACCCGCCAGTGGAAACCCATTCTGCGGAAGTACGGGGCCAGCACCACCTGGATGGGGAAATTGACCTATCGCTTGGATTCCCGCAGGAACGGCGGATGCCCCATTCTGGCAGTAGGCATCAGGAAACCGTGCATCACAGATTGGGAGGAAGGGTACATCGATGAGCACAATCCAGGAAACATCTGA
- a CDS encoding phosphonate ABC transporter ATP-binding protein, with translation MLQAIHIRKQFQRSGEVLRDVSFTLGDGEFLSVIGPSGAGKTTLFRILNGTELCSGGEVLYGGTHFEAARGREKRALQQGIGTIYQDFCLVENLSAIQNVLNACLPDMSLAASLLGAFGRERSEQAAAILREVGLADKLEEPVKNLSGGQKQRVAIARALMRNPSILLADEPVASLDPVTGRQILCLLRDIQRQRGVSILMNSHNLDLSLEFSTHIVGMNRGRVVFDGAPGDVTEAVLRDIYGEAAAV, from the coding sequence ATGCTGCAGGCGATCCATATCCGCAAACAATTTCAGCGTTCCGGCGAGGTGCTGCGGGATGTCAGCTTCACCCTGGGCGACGGCGAGTTTCTCTCGGTCATCGGCCCGTCCGGCGCCGGGAAAACCACCCTGTTCCGCATCCTGAATGGAACGGAGCTGTGCAGCGGCGGTGAAGTCCTCTATGGCGGGACGCACTTTGAAGCCGCCCGAGGCCGGGAAAAGCGGGCGCTCCAGCAGGGGATCGGCACCATCTATCAGGATTTCTGCCTGGTGGAGAACCTGTCCGCCATCCAGAACGTGCTGAACGCCTGCCTGCCGGACATGTCCCTGGCCGCCTCCCTGCTGGGGGCGTTCGGACGGGAGCGGTCCGAACAGGCCGCCGCGATCCTGCGAGAGGTCGGGCTGGCGGACAAGCTGGAGGAGCCGGTGAAAAACCTCTCCGGCGGGCAGAAGCAGCGGGTGGCCATCGCCCGCGCCCTGATGCGGAACCCCTCCATCCTGCTGGCGGACGAGCCGGTGGCGTCCCTGGACCCCGTCACCGGGCGGCAAATCCTGTGCCTGCTCCGGGACATTCAGCGCCAACGCGGTGTCAGCATCCTGATGAACAGCCACAATCTGGACCTGTCCCTGGAGTTCTCCACCCATATCGTCGGCATGAACCGGGGACGCGTTGTCTTTGACGGCGCCCCCGGGGATGTGACGGAGGCCGTCCTGCGGGATATTTACGGCGAGGCGGCGGCCGTATGA
- a CDS encoding ABC transporter ATP-binding protein: MDELLRMEHVSKRFGDFYANRDINLSVRKGEVHTLLGENGAGKSTLMNVLIGLYQPTEGKIFLNGKEVRIDSPAQAVKLGIGMVHQHFMLVEAMTVFENIILGDRNTKGIFIDKEARKKEILDLAERYGLDVELDRPITEIAVGAQQRVEILKTLYRGAELLILDEPTAALTDIEVEGLFQIIHKLTEEGKSVIFISHKMREVLQISDRITILRTGEVITTLDRSETDGQELANLMIGRELAPSHYGKVEEPGDPVIQMRSVDYHKESKHAGLSGVSLTVGRGEIVGIAGVDGNGQSQLAQVVTGVLTPDGGEVDMKGSKVAQFTPNGFILENVSHIPEDRNKMGLIGNMSVKDNIVLKATDSPEFSSAKGYFLKKKAIRDYALKMQEKYDIRCTSVEQETRNLSGGNQQKVILARELEGSPDLLVAVHPTRGLDIGATRFVHDTMIEARDKGCGVLLISADFDEILEVSDRIVVMFEGQIMGVFSGKNPPIEEISLAMAGK, translated from the coding sequence TTGGATGAGTTACTGAGAATGGAGCACGTCAGCAAACGCTTCGGCGATTTCTACGCCAACAGGGACATCAACCTGTCCGTCCGCAAGGGCGAGGTACATACCCTGTTAGGGGAGAACGGCGCGGGAAAGAGCACGCTGATGAACGTCCTCATCGGGCTGTACCAGCCCACAGAGGGAAAGATCTTCCTGAATGGGAAGGAGGTCCGCATCGACTCTCCCGCCCAGGCGGTGAAGCTGGGCATCGGTATGGTGCATCAGCACTTCATGCTGGTGGAGGCCATGACGGTGTTCGAGAACATCATCCTGGGGGACCGGAACACCAAGGGCATTTTCATCGACAAGGAGGCCCGGAAGAAGGAAATCCTGGATCTGGCGGAGCGCTATGGTCTGGACGTGGAGCTGGACCGGCCCATCACGGAGATTGCCGTGGGCGCCCAGCAGCGGGTGGAAATCCTGAAAACCCTGTATCGGGGCGCGGAGCTGCTGATTCTGGACGAGCCCACCGCCGCCCTGACAGACATCGAGGTAGAGGGACTGTTCCAGATCATCCATAAGCTGACGGAGGAGGGCAAAAGCGTCATCTTCATCAGCCACAAGATGCGGGAGGTGCTGCAGATCTCCGACCGTATCACCATTCTGCGCACCGGCGAGGTCATCACCACCCTGGATCGCTCCGAGACCGACGGCCAGGAGCTGGCCAACCTGATGATCGGCCGGGAGCTGGCCCCCTCCCACTACGGCAAGGTGGAGGAGCCGGGCGATCCCGTCATCCAGATGCGGAGCGTGGACTACCACAAAGAATCCAAGCACGCAGGGCTCAGCGGCGTCTCCCTGACCGTGGGCCGGGGCGAGATCGTGGGCATTGCCGGCGTGGACGGCAACGGCCAGAGCCAGCTGGCCCAGGTGGTCACCGGCGTGCTGACGCCGGACGGCGGTGAGGTGGACATGAAGGGCTCCAAGGTGGCTCAGTTCACCCCCAACGGCTTTATTCTGGAAAATGTATCCCACATCCCGGAGGACCGGAACAAGATGGGCCTCATCGGCAATATGTCCGTGAAGGACAATATCGTGCTCAAGGCCACGGACTCTCCGGAGTTCTCCAGTGCCAAGGGCTACTTTCTGAAGAAAAAGGCCATCCGGGACTACGCCCTGAAGATGCAGGAGAAGTACGACATCCGCTGCACCTCTGTGGAGCAGGAGACGCGGAACCTCTCCGGCGGCAACCAGCAGAAGGTGATCCTGGCCCGGGAGCTGGAGGGCAGCCCGGACCTGCTGGTGGCCGTCCACCCCACCCGGGGCCTGGATATCGGCGCTACCCGCTTCGTCCACGACACCATGATCGAGGCCCGGGACAAGGGCTGCGGCGTATTGCTGATCTCCGCGGACTTCGACGAAATCCTGGAGGTTTCCGACCGCATTGTGGTGATGTTCGAGGGGCAGATCATGGGCGTGTTCTCCGGCAAAAATCCTCCCATTGAGGAGATCAGCCTGGCCATGGCCGGGAAATAA
- a CDS encoding ABC transporter permease, with the protein MKNSGKLVSFLVPIISILLAFVIGCIIMAVLGANPFVALESLWIGAFGSLRNVGTTLARSTPLIFTSLCACFAYRCGVFNLGGEGQFLMGSIVCCYIATQSGIEGLPAILLCLVGGAVAGGLWSLISGLLKVYRGQNEMIITIMLNYVATLFMGVVYTDWLRDGSVPQTQAVPEATQLSRLFGLRVTSAFVIALAVGLLVYYFLFYTSKGFQLRAVGLNMTAAEFNGFAVKKYILMSFIVSGAIAGLGGSAELLGTQFRLINGFGNGYGFDGVAMALIGQLHPLATIVVAIFFAALRVGSTTMQAATGVPTSVSDIIQALVIVFTVAGLAMVKLPGFKAFLGRLTERRKEAA; encoded by the coding sequence ATGAAAAACAGCGGAAAACTCGTCAGTTTCCTGGTACCCATCATCTCCATCCTGCTGGCCTTCGTCATCGGGTGCATCATCATGGCCGTGCTGGGTGCCAATCCCTTTGTGGCGCTGGAGTCCCTTTGGATCGGTGCCTTCGGCAGCCTGCGGAACGTAGGCACCACCCTGGCCCGCTCCACGCCGCTGATCTTCACCAGCCTGTGCGCCTGCTTTGCATACCGCTGCGGCGTGTTCAACCTGGGTGGTGAGGGCCAGTTCCTGATGGGCTCCATCGTCTGCTGCTACATTGCCACCCAGAGCGGGATCGAAGGACTGCCCGCCATTCTCCTGTGTCTGGTGGGCGGCGCCGTGGCTGGCGGCCTCTGGTCCCTGATTTCCGGCCTGCTGAAGGTCTACCGTGGCCAGAATGAAATGATTATCACCATCATGCTGAACTATGTGGCCACGCTGTTCATGGGCGTGGTATATACCGACTGGCTGCGGGACGGCAGCGTTCCGCAGACGCAGGCCGTGCCGGAGGCCACTCAGCTCAGCCGCCTCTTCGGCCTGCGGGTCACCTCCGCCTTCGTCATCGCCCTGGCGGTGGGACTGCTGGTGTACTATTTCCTGTTCTACACCTCCAAGGGCTTCCAGCTGCGGGCCGTGGGCCTGAACATGACGGCGGCGGAGTTCAACGGCTTCGCGGTGAAGAAGTACATCCTGATGAGCTTTATCGTCTCCGGCGCCATCGCCGGCCTGGGCGGTAGCGCCGAGCTGCTGGGGACCCAGTTCCGGCTCATCAACGGCTTCGGCAACGGCTACGGATTCGACGGCGTGGCCATGGCCCTGATCGGTCAGCTGCATCCTCTGGCGACCATTGTGGTGGCCATCTTCTTCGCAGCTCTGCGGGTGGGCTCTACCACCATGCAGGCGGCCACCGGCGTGCCCACCAGCGTATCCGACATCATCCAGGCCCTGGTGATCGTGTTCACCGTGGCGGGTCTGGCCATGGTGAAGCTGCCCGGATTCAAGGCGTTCCTGGGAAGGCTGACGGAGAGACGGAAGGAGGCGGCCTGA
- a CDS encoding BMP family protein, protein MKKLLALLLTLVMCLSLAACGGSGTDTSGTDTSSGETGEDSGDSSYRVAMICDSSISDGGWGMSCYNAMVDAAAERGWATEVSDSIAQSAYYDTIISYCDLGYDLIYAPGNQYTDAVLQAAEEFPDVAFALLNGGEDTPAKAVNGNVTSLLPNAQQVGWIAGALAGLMTKSGTVAFIGAMELDTTLGKYNGFKEAAAYVGQQEGKTVSTLDVVYSGDFSAADKGIEFAKAMIDQGADVFFGDASAVDSGARQAIDEANAASGSVSIYDIAQPSDLLGQNECIIGSQVTDNASLVGLCMEAVEDGSFGGEVIYGTLQNGALSAGALSDLVPADVQEKYQGYLDQMVDGSFMQ, encoded by the coding sequence ATGAAAAAATTATTGGCTCTGCTTCTCACCCTGGTCATGTGCCTGTCGCTGGCGGCGTGCGGCGGCTCCGGTACCGACACCTCCGGCACTGACACGTCCAGCGGAGAAACCGGCGAAGACTCCGGCGACAGCAGCTACCGGGTGGCCATGATCTGCGACTCCAGCATCTCCGACGGCGGGTGGGGCATGTCCTGCTACAACGCCATGGTGGATGCCGCCGCAGAGCGCGGCTGGGCCACGGAGGTCTCCGACAGCATCGCCCAGTCTGCCTACTATGACACCATCATCTCCTATTGTGACCTGGGCTATGACCTGATCTACGCCCCTGGCAACCAGTACACCGACGCCGTCCTTCAGGCGGCGGAGGAGTTCCCCGATGTGGCCTTCGCCCTGCTGAACGGCGGCGAGGACACTCCCGCCAAAGCCGTCAACGGCAATGTGACCTCCCTGCTGCCCAATGCCCAGCAGGTGGGCTGGATCGCCGGTGCCCTGGCCGGTCTTATGACCAAGAGCGGCACGGTGGCCTTCATTGGCGCCATGGAACTGGATACCACCCTGGGCAAGTATAACGGATTCAAGGAAGCCGCCGCCTATGTGGGACAGCAGGAGGGCAAAACCGTCTCCACTCTGGATGTGGTCTACTCCGGCGACTTTTCCGCCGCCGACAAGGGCATTGAGTTTGCCAAGGCCATGATCGACCAGGGCGCTGATGTGTTCTTTGGCGACGCCTCCGCTGTGGACTCCGGCGCACGGCAGGCCATTGACGAAGCCAATGCCGCCAGCGGCTCCGTGAGCATCTATGACATCGCCCAGCCCTCCGATCTGTTGGGCCAGAACGAGTGCATCATCGGCAGCCAGGTGACGGACAATGCCTCCCTTGTGGGCCTGTGCATGGAGGCTGTGGAGGATGGCTCCTTCGGCGGCGAGGTCATCTACGGCACCCTGCAGAACGGTGCCTTGTCCGCGGGTGCCCTCAGCGACCTGGTGCCCGCCGATGTTCAGGAGAAGTATCAGGGCTACCTGGACCAGATGGTGGACGGCAGCTTTATGCAGTAA
- a CDS encoding EamA family transporter, with translation MWILFAAGSALFAGVTAILAKCGIRKTDSTVATAIRTLVVLVFAWTMVFVVGSQGEIRNIGPTTLLFLLLSGLATGASWLCYFKALQLGDINKVVPIDKSSTVLTILLAFFLLGEPIGLPQGIGVVLIGTGTFLMLEKRSPAAGCAPQCGSWMLYAFGSAVFASLTAILGKAGIQGVESNLGTAIRTGVVLVMAWLMVLVTGKAGAVRQVPRRELAFICLSGVATGASWLCYYRALQSGPASVVVPIDKLSILVTVAFSRLVFRERLTSRSAAGLALIVAGTLAMLF, from the coding sequence ATGTGGATTCTCTTCGCGGCTGGATCCGCGCTTTTCGCCGGTGTGACGGCCATTCTGGCCAAGTGCGGCATCCGGAAGACCGACTCCACCGTGGCCACCGCCATCCGCACCCTTGTGGTGCTGGTTTTTGCGTGGACCATGGTGTTTGTCGTGGGCTCCCAGGGGGAGATCCGGAACATCGGCCCCACAACGCTCCTCTTTCTGTTGCTGTCCGGCCTGGCTACCGGAGCCTCCTGGCTGTGCTACTTCAAGGCCCTCCAGCTGGGTGACATCAACAAGGTGGTGCCCATCGACAAATCCAGCACCGTGCTCACCATCCTGCTGGCCTTTTTTCTGCTGGGGGAGCCCATCGGCCTGCCTCAGGGGATCGGGGTGGTGCTGATCGGCACAGGCACCTTCCTGATGCTGGAGAAAAGGTCCCCCGCCGCCGGCTGTGCACCCCAGTGCGGGAGCTGGATGCTCTACGCCTTCGGCTCGGCGGTGTTTGCCAGTCTCACCGCGATCCTGGGCAAAGCCGGCATTCAGGGCGTGGAGTCCAACCTGGGCACCGCCATCCGCACCGGTGTGGTGTTGGTGATGGCCTGGCTCATGGTGCTGGTGACAGGCAAGGCCGGTGCGGTGCGGCAGGTGCCCCGGCGGGAGTTGGCGTTCATCTGCCTGTCCGGCGTGGCCACCGGGGCCTCCTGGCTGTGCTATTACCGGGCGCTTCAGAGCGGCCCCGCCAGCGTGGTGGTGCCCATCGACAAGTTGAGCATTTTGGTCACAGTGGCCTTTTCCCGGCTGGTGTTTCGGGAGAGGCTCACATCTCGCTCCGCCGCAGGTCTTGCCCTCATTGTGGCCGGGACGCTGGCCATGCTGTTCTGA
- a CDS encoding MT-A70 family methyltransferase, whose protein sequence is MSTIQETSENLLRFCGDQKYATIYADPPWRFQNRTGKVAPEHKRLNRYETMELEDIMALPVAQVAAEKSHLYLWVPNALLPDGLAVMKAWGFEYKGNIIWEKVRKDGEPDGRGVGFYFRNVTEILLFGVRGGGNRTLPPARSQVNLLRAQKREHSRKPDEFIPLIERCSPGPFLELFARGDREGWAMWGNQATAEYEPTWNTYKNHTKKPEDCREERASRS, encoded by the coding sequence ATGAGCACAATCCAGGAAACATCTGAAAATCTGCTGCGTTTCTGCGGCGATCAAAAATACGCCACCATATATGCCGACCCTCCCTGGAGGTTCCAGAATCGGACCGGGAAGGTAGCGCCTGAGCACAAGCGGCTGAATCGCTACGAGACCATGGAGCTGGAAGACATCATGGCGCTGCCGGTGGCACAGGTGGCGGCGGAGAAGAGCCATCTGTATCTGTGGGTACCCAATGCCCTGCTTCCCGACGGCCTTGCGGTCATGAAGGCCTGGGGATTCGAGTACAAGGGCAATATCATCTGGGAGAAGGTTCGCAAGGACGGAGAACCGGACGGCCGGGGTGTGGGGTTCTACTTCCGGAATGTGACGGAAATTCTGCTCTTTGGTGTCAGGGGCGGCGGGAACAGGACGCTGCCCCCGGCCAGGTCCCAGGTGAACCTGCTGCGGGCACAGAAGCGGGAGCACTCCAGAAAACCGGACGAATTCATCCCCCTGATCGAGCGATGCTCTCCAGGGCCGTTTCTTGAGCTGTTTGCCCGCGGGGACCGGGAGGGCTGGGCCATGTGGGGCAATCAGGCCACAGCGGAATATGAACCCACATGGAATACCTATAAAAACCACACGAAAAAACCGGAAGACTGCCGGGAGGAGAGAGCTTCCCGCTCCTGA
- a CDS encoding PhnD/SsuA/transferrin family substrate-binding protein — translation MKKKISALLLSLALCAGLLAGCGTGETAEAPSDTDVQQVDSLKIAFSPYADADLISESTEPLEELLKAKLLEKGYDVGEIDMTVGTSYTAVGEALSAGSADLGFISGGNYVLFSDDCDVLLTALRYAINKDSENPADWNDGTIEENTEDMSTYYRCILLAGPSEKGQELLSKVNAGEELTWDDLNSATWAVLNPTSASGYIYPSLWLQEHYGKGISDLDNVVECDSHTTSVARLAAGQVDVMVSYGHIRIKNAPIWESDFGGTAPWWSRPA, via the coding sequence ATGAAAAAGAAGATTTCCGCACTTTTGTTGAGCCTGGCGCTGTGCGCCGGACTCCTGGCCGGCTGCGGCACCGGGGAGACGGCGGAGGCTCCGTCCGACACCGATGTACAGCAGGTGGACTCTCTGAAAATCGCATTTTCTCCCTATGCGGACGCCGACCTCATCTCCGAGTCCACGGAGCCGCTGGAGGAGCTGCTGAAGGCAAAGCTGCTGGAAAAGGGCTACGACGTGGGCGAGATCGACATGACCGTGGGCACCAGCTACACCGCCGTGGGCGAGGCCCTCAGCGCGGGCAGCGCGGACCTGGGCTTCATCTCCGGCGGCAACTATGTGCTCTTCTCCGACGACTGCGATGTGCTGCTGACCGCCCTGCGCTATGCCATCAACAAGGACTCTGAGAACCCCGCCGACTGGAACGACGGCACCATCGAGGAGAACACAGAGGACATGAGCACTTACTACCGCTGTATCCTGCTGGCCGGTCCCAGCGAGAAGGGCCAGGAGCTGCTCTCCAAGGTCAACGCCGGGGAGGAGCTGACCTGGGACGACCTGAACAGCGCCACCTGGGCGGTGCTGAATCCCACCTCCGCCTCCGGGTACATCTATCCCTCCCTGTGGCTGCAGGAGCACTACGGTAAGGGGATCAGCGATCTGGACAATGTGGTGGAGTGCGACTCCCACACCACCTCCGTGGCCCGGCTGGCTGCCGGTCAGGTGGATGTGATGGTGTCCTACGGCCACATCCGCATCAAGAACGCCCCCATCTGGGAATCCGATTTCGGCGGCACAGCCCCATGGTGGAGCAGACCGGCGTGA
- a CDS encoding ABC transporter permease: MEFVMNIILSSVRMATPLIFLALAELYSQRAGLVHIGLEGLASIGSLVGFLVSLITGSPMLGVLAGAAVGILVNMIFAYATVTLCAEQIVYGMAINIFAPALAAFIYRVYFGAGSELVQVGLMNTLSSSLGITSDNFLVRLLLDQTPMVYLAYGLVIFTVIYFNRTKSGLNYKAVGEYPKAAATLGINVIGVKYAACVICGALAGIGGAYLTTCYANTYVDGNVAGRGFIALAAVIFGRWSGAGVLLACLFFGFCDALQIRLQVGSFGVPYQFFQMIPYIATVVVLAGIGMKKAGPKSSGKPYLKEER; the protein is encoded by the coding sequence ATGGAATTTGTCATGAACATCATCCTCTCCAGCGTCCGCATGGCCACGCCCCTGATCTTTCTGGCGCTGGCGGAGCTGTACTCCCAGCGGGCGGGCCTGGTCCACATCGGACTGGAGGGCCTGGCCTCTATCGGCTCTCTGGTGGGCTTTCTGGTAAGCCTCATCACCGGCAGCCCCATGCTGGGCGTGCTGGCTGGCGCGGCGGTGGGCATTCTGGTGAACATGATCTTCGCCTACGCTACCGTCACCCTCTGCGCGGAGCAGATCGTCTACGGTATGGCCATCAACATCTTCGCCCCGGCCCTGGCGGCCTTCATCTACCGGGTCTACTTCGGCGCCGGGTCCGAGCTGGTGCAGGTGGGTCTGATGAACACGCTGTCCTCCTCCCTGGGCATCACCTCCGACAACTTCCTGGTCCGCCTCCTGCTGGACCAGACGCCCATGGTGTACCTGGCTTACGGCCTGGTGATCTTCACGGTTATCTACTTCAACCGTACCAAGTCCGGCCTGAACTACAAGGCCGTGGGCGAGTATCCCAAGGCGGCGGCAACTCTGGGCATCAACGTCATTGGCGTGAAGTACGCCGCCTGCGTCATCTGCGGCGCCCTGGCCGGCATCGGCGGTGCCTATCTCACCACCTGCTACGCCAACACCTACGTGGACGGCAACGTGGCGGGCCGGGGCTTCATCGCCCTGGCGGCGGTGATCTTCGGCCGGTGGAGCGGTGCCGGCGTGCTGCTGGCGTGCCTGTTCTTCGGCTTCTGCGACGCGCTGCAGATCCGGCTGCAGGTGGGCAGCTTCGGCGTGCCCTATCAGTTCTTCCAGATGATCCCCTACATCGCCACCGTGGTGGTATTGGCCGGCATCGGCATGAAGAAGGCCGGCCCCAAGAGCTCCGGCAAGCCCTATCTCAAGGAGGAGCGCTGA
- a CDS encoding response regulator transcription factor — MLTERSQLGAVAGWYISPESFQKGYDPGIDDYMVKPGDFSGLLMRVRALLRRANIEASRKLSVDGLLLYADALTASLAGAEIPVTIREFNILYELLSCPNRTFPLRAQAEVLWQRQTH, encoded by the coding sequence ATGTTAACAGAGCGCAGCCAGTTGGGTGCTGTGGCAGGATGGTACATTTCCCCAGAGAGTTTTCAGAAGGGGTACGACCCAGGCATTGACGACTATATGGTGAAGCCCGGCGACTTCAGCGGGCTGCTCATGCGGGTGCGGGCACTGCTGCGCCGGGCCAATATTGAGGCCAGCCGGAAGCTGTCCGTGGACGGACTTCTTCTGTATGCCGACGCGCTGACGGCCTCTCTTGCTGGAGCGGAGATCCCCGTGACCATCCGGGAATTCAACATCCTGTACGAGCTGCTGTCCTGCCCCAACCGCACCTTCCCGCTACGGGCACAGGCGGAAGTTCTGTGGCAGCGGCAGACACACTGA